Proteins co-encoded in one Synergistes jonesii genomic window:
- the aepY gene encoding phosphonopyruvate decarboxylase produces MKLDFLGAYDFFAGVPDSQLKQLCGLLMDRYGISPRHIVAANEGNAVALAAGHYLATGRVPVVYLQNSGVGNIVNPVLSLLSDRVYGIPCIFFIGWRGEPGVRDEPQHMFQGEVTLNLLADIGIEAFVVGRETTKEEIEGQMRRFAPLLADGRSVAFVVRKDALDYEARWSCGNAFTMKREEIVRAVVEAAEEGVIVSTTGKTSRELFEIREKRGEGHGRDFLTVGSMGHSSSIALGIALAKPRMRVWCLDGDGAALMHMGAMAVIGANSPANLVHVVINNASHESVGGIPTVAGKINLLKVADGCGYPSRFSASSREELDDALSEARNARELCFIEARAAIGARPDLGRPTTTPQENRKKFMEYLSGKD; encoded by the coding sequence ATGAAGCTCGATTTTCTCGGCGCATACGACTTCTTCGCGGGCGTGCCCGATTCGCAGCTGAAACAGCTCTGCGGTCTGTTGATGGACAGATACGGCATCTCTCCGCGCCACATCGTCGCCGCCAACGAGGGCAACGCGGTCGCGCTCGCCGCCGGACATTACCTGGCTACCGGCAGAGTGCCGGTCGTCTACCTGCAAAACAGCGGCGTCGGCAACATAGTCAATCCGGTCCTCTCGCTGCTCAGCGACAGAGTATACGGCATCCCCTGCATCTTCTTCATCGGATGGCGCGGCGAACCCGGTGTTCGCGACGAGCCGCAGCACATGTTCCAGGGCGAAGTGACGCTGAATTTGCTCGCAGATATAGGCATCGAAGCCTTCGTGGTCGGCAGAGAAACGACGAAAGAAGAGATCGAAGGTCAGATGCGCCGTTTTGCGCCGCTGCTCGCTGATGGCAGGAGCGTAGCTTTCGTCGTCAGGAAGGACGCACTCGACTACGAAGCGCGCTGGAGCTGCGGCAACGCTTTCACGATGAAGCGCGAAGAGATCGTCCGCGCCGTCGTCGAGGCGGCCGAAGAGGGCGTCATCGTATCGACGACGGGCAAAACCTCGCGCGAACTCTTCGAGATAAGAGAGAAGCGCGGCGAGGGACACGGGCGCGACTTCCTCACGGTCGGCTCGATGGGACACAGTTCATCGATCGCGCTCGGCATCGCGCTGGCGAAGCCGCGAATGCGGGTCTGGTGCCTCGACGGCGACGGCGCCGCCCTCATGCATATGGGCGCGATGGCCGTCATCGGCGCGAATAGCCCGGCCAATCTCGTACACGTCGTTATAAACAACGCTTCGCACGAAAGCGTCGGCGGCATTCCTACCGTGGCGGGAAAAATCAATCTTCTTAAAGTGGCTGACGGCTGCGGCTACCCGTCGCGCTTTTCAGCAAGCAGCCGCGAAGAACTCGACGATGCTTTGAGCGAGGCACGCAATGCGCGCGAGCTTTGCTTCATCGAAGCCCGCGCAGCGATAGGAGCCAGGCCCGACCTCGGCCGCCCGACAACGACGCCGCAGGAGAACAGAAAAAAATTCATGGAGTACCTCTCAGGAAAAGACTGA
- the glgC gene encoding glucose-1-phosphate adenylyltransferase yields MIHGKYGRVLGMVLAGGKGERLMPLTRYRAKPAVPFAAKYRIIDFALSNMVNSGLFSIYCLIQFKSQSLHEHIGKGWQFGSALRGRDFFVNVVPAQMWDGERWYEGTADAVFQNMHLVTLFNADRVCVFAADHVYKMDVEQMLAYHMDNKADVTVAAYVVPSSEASQFGCIATDESGRITDFVEKPAIPPEIPGRPGFSFVSMGNYIFEREILGESVLSDNERKESTHDFGRDILPKLFSDYKLMAYDFSTNVLPGGDKPYWKDVGSIKAYWEAHMDLLLHPSALSLYNQMWPIRTVSYSDPPCFTYPANDHSCSVDACMCAEASRVLGAYVRKSVLSRNCVINSGSVVEESIIGQNVTIGSNCRLHRVIVDSHNIIPDGTSIGYDHAADAELYHVDPTSGVVVVGMPSIDLRQKMQIPGSYEIFSTDGSGF; encoded by the coding sequence ATGATACACGGAAAATACGGGCGTGTGCTCGGCATGGTTCTTGCCGGAGGAAAGGGCGAACGCCTGATGCCTTTGACAAGGTACCGTGCAAAGCCGGCGGTGCCCTTCGCCGCAAAATACCGCATAATCGACTTCGCCCTCTCAAACATGGTCAACAGCGGGCTCTTTTCCATATACTGCCTTATTCAGTTCAAAAGCCAGTCCCTCCACGAACATATCGGCAAGGGCTGGCAGTTCGGCAGCGCTCTGCGCGGCCGCGATTTCTTCGTCAACGTGGTCCCCGCGCAGATGTGGGACGGCGAGCGCTGGTACGAAGGAACGGCGGACGCGGTATTCCAGAACATGCACCTGGTGACGCTCTTCAACGCGGATCGCGTCTGCGTCTTCGCGGCAGACCACGTATATAAGATGGACGTTGAACAGATGCTCGCCTATCACATGGACAACAAGGCCGACGTCACGGTCGCCGCTTACGTCGTCCCCTCCTCCGAAGCGAGCCAGTTCGGCTGCATAGCGACGGACGAGAGCGGACGCATAACCGATTTCGTCGAGAAGCCGGCGATCCCGCCGGAAATTCCCGGCCGTCCAGGCTTCAGCTTCGTCTCGATGGGCAATTACATCTTCGAGCGTGAAATACTTGGAGAATCGGTCCTCTCCGACAACGAACGCAAGGAGAGCACGCACGACTTCGGGCGCGACATATTGCCCAAGCTCTTCAGCGACTACAAGCTGATGGCCTACGACTTCTCCACGAACGTCCTGCCCGGCGGCGACAAGCCTTACTGGAAGGACGTCGGCAGCATAAAGGCGTACTGGGAGGCGCACATGGATCTGTTACTCCATCCTTCGGCGCTCTCGCTCTACAATCAGATGTGGCCTATAAGGACGGTATCTTATTCGGATCCGCCCTGCTTCACCTATCCCGCGAACGACCATTCTTGCTCCGTTGACGCCTGCATGTGCGCGGAAGCGAGCCGCGTGCTCGGCGCTTACGTGAGAAAGAGCGTGCTTTCGCGCAACTGCGTGATCAACTCCGGCTCCGTCGTGGAAGAGTCGATAATCGGGCAGAACGTGACGATAGGCTCCAACTGCCGCCTGCATCGCGTGATAGTCGACTCGCACAATATAATCCCGGATGGCACGTCTATCGGCTACGACCATGCGGCCGACGCCGAGCTCTATCACGTCGACCCGACGTCCGGTGTGGTAGTCGTCGGGATGCCGAGCATCGATCTGAGACAAAAGATGCAGATCCCCGGCTCATACGAGATATTCTCGACAGACGGCTCAGGGTTCTGA
- the aepX gene encoding phosphoenolpyruvate mutase produces MKALILNSGAGRRMGPLSGERPKCMTEISPTESIIARQLRQLSECGVEEAVITTGPFAAALEGYCRALGLPLRLTFVHNPRWAETNYIYSIYCARERLRGEGILLMHGDLVFEESVLEEALAAKTSVMAVSSALPPPQKDFKAVIREGRVARVGVDLFDGAVTAQPLYKLLEDDWKTWLGGIAEFCEAGRTDCYAEEALNEAADRCRIMPLDFGGALCAEIDTPQDLAAVSARLKEIEERLVYMCFSTDVVHSGHIAIMRRARRLGRLVVGVLSDEAVASYKRFPLVPFEERRALFENIAGVSRVVEQKSLSYADILRELRPAVVVHGDDWREGAQRPIRAEVLAILAEQGGKLVEFPYTKDAKLNQIEARFREKLSLPDVRRARLRRLLSLKPLVTAIEAHNGITGLIAEKTVVCQEGRARQFDAMWLSSLCDSTAKGKPDIELVDMSSRLRTADEIMEVTTKPMILDGDTGGLVEHFVYNVRTLERMGVSAVIIEDKTGLKKNSLFGVEAKQTQDSPENFAAKIRAGKEAQKTRDFMIIARIESLILEKGVGDALLRARAYTGAGADGIMIHSRKKDPTEIFAFVEKFRAFDKSTPIVVVPTSFSSVTEEEFARRGINIVIYANQLTRSAFPAMQKAARTILERRRALEADELCMPIKDILTLIPEE; encoded by the coding sequence AATCGCCCGCCAGCTGCGGCAGCTTTCGGAGTGCGGCGTGGAGGAGGCCGTGATAACGACGGGGCCGTTCGCCGCGGCGCTCGAGGGATACTGCCGCGCGCTCGGCCTGCCGCTGCGCCTGACCTTTGTGCATAATCCGCGCTGGGCGGAGACGAACTACATATATTCCATCTACTGCGCGCGGGAGCGGCTGCGCGGCGAAGGCATACTGCTGATGCACGGCGACCTCGTCTTCGAGGAGAGCGTGCTCGAAGAAGCGCTCGCCGCCAAGACGAGCGTGATGGCCGTCTCATCCGCGCTGCCGCCGCCGCAGAAGGACTTCAAAGCCGTCATAAGAGAGGGGCGCGTCGCCAGGGTCGGAGTGGACTTATTCGACGGAGCCGTGACGGCGCAGCCGCTCTACAAGCTGCTGGAAGATGACTGGAAGACGTGGCTCGGGGGCATCGCCGAATTCTGCGAAGCCGGACGGACGGATTGTTACGCGGAAGAGGCGCTCAACGAGGCAGCCGACCGCTGCCGCATCATGCCGCTCGACTTCGGCGGCGCGCTCTGCGCGGAGATCGACACGCCTCAGGACCTCGCCGCGGTTTCGGCGCGCCTCAAAGAAATAGAGGAGCGCCTCGTCTACATGTGCTTCTCGACGGACGTGGTACACAGCGGCCACATCGCGATCATGCGCCGCGCGCGCCGGCTCGGCCGCCTCGTCGTCGGCGTGCTCTCCGACGAAGCGGTGGCGAGCTACAAGCGCTTTCCGCTCGTGCCCTTCGAGGAGCGGCGGGCTCTATTCGAGAACATCGCCGGCGTGAGCCGCGTCGTCGAGCAGAAAAGCCTCAGCTACGCCGACATACTGCGAGAGCTCAGGCCGGCCGTCGTCGTACACGGCGACGATTGGCGCGAGGGCGCGCAGCGGCCCATACGCGCCGAGGTGCTCGCGATACTCGCAGAGCAGGGCGGAAAGCTCGTAGAATTTCCCTACACTAAAGACGCGAAGCTCAATCAGATCGAAGCGCGCTTCCGCGAAAAGCTCTCGCTGCCCGACGTGCGCCGCGCGCGGCTGCGGCGTCTTCTCTCCCTCAAACCGCTGGTCACCGCGATAGAGGCGCACAACGGCATCACCGGCCTCATCGCCGAAAAGACCGTCGTCTGTCAGGAGGGACGGGCGCGCCAGTTCGACGCGATGTGGCTTTCGTCGCTCTGCGACTCCACCGCGAAGGGCAAGCCGGATATCGAGCTCGTCGATATGTCCTCGCGCCTGCGCACCGCCGACGAGATAATGGAGGTCACGACGAAGCCGATGATCCTCGACGGAGACACCGGCGGCCTCGTCGAGCACTTTGTCTACAACGTGCGCACGCTTGAGCGCATGGGCGTCTCGGCGGTCATAATCGAGGACAAGACGGGGCTCAAGAAAAATTCGCTCTTCGGCGTCGAGGCAAAACAGACGCAGGATTCTCCTGAGAACTTTGCGGCCAAGATACGCGCCGGCAAAGAGGCGCAGAAGACGCGCGACTTCATGATAATAGCGCGCATCGAGAGCCTGATCTTAGAAAAGGGCGTAGGAGACGCTCTCTTGCGCGCGCGGGCCTATACGGGCGCCGGCGCCGACGGCATCATGATACACAGTAGGAAAAAGGATCCCACGGAGATATTCGCCTTCGTGGAAAAATTCCGCGCCTTTGATAAAAGCACGCCGATAGTCGTCGTTCCGACGTCTTTCAGCAGCGTGACGGAAGAGGAATTCGCGCGGCGCGGCATCAATATAGTCATCTACGCGAACCAGTTGACGCGCAGCGCCTTCCCCGCGATGCAGAAAGCCGCGCGCACGATACTTGAACGTCGCCGGGCGCTCGAGGCCGACGAGCTCTGTATGCCGATAAAAGACATACTGACGCTGATACCGGAGGAATAG
- a CDS encoding phosphonoacetaldehyde reductase, whose translation MTQELITGAGSRRLAAAALARRGARRCFAVASDRAASGWLERSLRGAGLDFVRFSGFSANPRYEDIVAATRLFRKSGCDSVMAVGGGSAIDTAKCVKLFCRMDASQNYLEQPYEDTGAPLAAVPTTAGSGSEATSFAVIYAGGEKRSVAHDSLLPDIAALDPQTLATLPLYQKKCTLLDALCHAVEAWWSVNSTEESVEYSRSALSGITSHMDDYFEGEPGAAEAVMFAANAAGRAINIAKTTAAHAMCYKLTSSFALPHGHAVALCLPRAWRYILEHPERTTDIRGAAHLAEALRGIALCIGARSAEEGPTRFEALLDELCIAAPSGAEWDVSRLAAFVDPARLKNFPVSIGEKELAELYRQMTVRGK comes from the coding sequence ATGACGCAGGAACTTATCACAGGCGCCGGCTCGCGCCGGCTCGCCGCAGCGGCGCTGGCGCGGCGCGGCGCTCGCAGGTGCTTCGCCGTAGCAAGCGACAGGGCGGCCAGCGGCTGGCTGGAACGATCGCTGCGCGGCGCGGGGCTGGACTTCGTTCGCTTTTCCGGATTTTCAGCAAACCCGCGATACGAAGATATAGTTGCGGCAACGCGCCTCTTCCGCAAAAGCGGCTGCGACTCCGTCATGGCAGTCGGCGGCGGCAGCGCCATCGACACGGCCAAATGCGTGAAACTTTTCTGCCGCATGGATGCGTCGCAAAATTACCTGGAACAGCCTTACGAAGACACGGGCGCGCCGCTGGCCGCCGTGCCCACTACGGCGGGCAGCGGCAGCGAGGCGACCAGCTTCGCGGTCATCTATGCGGGCGGCGAAAAGCGGTCCGTAGCGCACGACAGCCTACTGCCGGACATCGCTGCGCTAGACCCGCAGACGCTCGCCACGCTGCCGCTCTATCAGAAGAAATGCACGCTGCTCGACGCGCTCTGCCACGCCGTCGAAGCGTGGTGGTCCGTCAACTCGACGGAAGAAAGCGTCGAATATTCGCGCAGCGCCTTAAGCGGCATAACGAGCCACATGGACGACTACTTCGAGGGCGAGCCCGGTGCGGCCGAGGCGGTCATGTTCGCGGCGAACGCCGCGGGACGAGCGATAAACATCGCCAAGACGACGGCGGCTCATGCGATGTGCTACAAGCTGACGTCAAGCTTCGCCCTCCCCCACGGACACGCCGTCGCGTTATGTCTGCCGCGCGCGTGGCGCTATATTCTGGAACACCCCGAAAGGACGACGGACATTCGCGGAGCCGCGCACCTTGCCGAAGCGCTGCGCGGCATCGCCCTCTGCATCGGCGCGCGCAGCGCGGAGGAGGGACCGACGCGTTTCGAGGCGCTGCTTGACGAGCTATGCATCGCCGCGCCTTCCGGCGCTGAGTGGGACGTGTCGCGGCTCGCGGCTTTCGTCGACCCGGCCAGGCTGAAAAATTTCCCAGTGAGCATCGGCGAGAAAGAGCTCGCTGAGCTTTACCGGCAGATGACCGTGAGAGGAAAATAA